One region of Nycticebus coucang isolate mNycCou1 chromosome 10, mNycCou1.pri, whole genome shotgun sequence genomic DNA includes:
- the OPN3 gene encoding opsin-3 isoform X2, producing the protein MYSGNRSGGQGFWEGGGAAGAEEPTPEGTLSPAPLFSPSAYERLALLLGSIGLLGVANNLLVLVLYYKFPRLRTPTHLFLVNVSLSDLLVSLFGVTFTFVSCLRNGWVWDTVGCVWDGFSSSLFEKSSSHKCMYDAF; encoded by the exons ATGTACTCGGGGAACCGCAGCGGCGGCCAGGGCTTCTGGGAGGGCGGCGGGGCCGCGGGCGCTGAGGAGCCGACCCCGGAGGGGACGCTGAGCCCGGCGCCGCTCTTCAGCCCGAGCGCCTACGAGCGCCTGGCGCTGCTGCTGGGCTCTATCGGTCTGCTGGGCGTCGCCAACAACCTGCTGGTGCTGGTCCTCTACTACAAGTTCCCTCggctccgcactcccactcaccTCTTCCTGGTCAACGTCAGCCTCAGCGACCTGCTGGTGTCCCTCTTCGGGGTCACCTTTACCTTCGTGTCCTGCCTGAGGAACGGCTGGGTGTGGGACACCGTGGGCTGCGTGTGGGACGGGTTTAGCAGCAGCCTTTTCG agaAGAGTTCCAGTCACAAGTGCATGTATGATGCATTTTGA
- the CHML gene encoding rab proteins geranylgeranyltransferase component A 2 encodes MADSLPTDFDVVIIGTGLPESILAAACSRSGQRVLHIDSRSYYGGNWASFSFSGLLGWLKEYQQNSEVVEESTATWQELIQETEDAIILRKKDATIQHMEVFCYASQDMEENVEEIGALQKNPSSVASSTCPEFRDSACLPEEEHSSYFTGHEVSAKHPQKSDTEIPLEVSGEQESLENEKCSGAETCVHAVSGGDKDENKPTVEESTEQPKRNRITYSQIVKEGRRFNIDLVSKLLYSQGLLIDLLIKSNVSRYAEFKNVTRILAFQEGKVEQVPCSRADVFNSRELTMVEKRMLMKFLTFCLDYEQHPDEYQAFEQCLFSEYLKTKKLTPSLQHFILHSIAMTSESSCTTIDGLKATKNFLQCLGRFGNTPFLFPLYGQGEIPQCFCRMCAVFGGIYCLRHKVRCFVVDKESGRCKAIIDHFGQRINAKYFIVEDSYLSEDTCSNVQYKQISRAVLITDRSVLKADSDQQISILIVPPTQPGNCAVRVTELCSSTMTCMKGTYLVHLTCSSSKTAREDLEWVVKKLFTPYAETEIDKEELTKPRVLWALYFNMRDSSEISRSSYNGLPSNVCVCSGPDGGLGNEHAVKQAETLFHELFPSEEFCPPPPNPEDIIFDGDDKQSDTPGTSNVIKAKPESSEESKNLESPEKHLQN; translated from the coding sequence ATGGCGGACAGTCTACCCACAGACTTCGATGTGGTTATAATAGGGACAGGTTTGCCTGAATCTATCCTTGCAGCTGCGTGTTCAAGAAGTGGTCAGAGGGTCCTGCATATTGATTCAAGAAGTTACTATGGAGGAAACTGGGCTAGTTTCAGCTTTTCAGGATTACTGGGCTGGTTGAAGGAGTATCAGCAAAACAGTGAGGTCGTAGAGGAAAGTACTGCTACGTGGCAGGAGCTCATCCAGGAAACAGAAGACGCCATCATTCTTCGCAAGAAGGATGCAACCATTCAACACATGGAAGTTTTCTGTTATGCCAGTCAGGATATGGAGGAGAATGTTGAAGAGATTGGTGCTCTGCAGAAAAATCCTTCCTCAGTGGCATCTAGTACCTGTCCTGAATTTCGGGATTCTGCATGCTTGCCTGAAGAAGAACACTCATCTTATTTTACGGGCCATGAGGTGTCGGCCAAACACCCTCAGAAAAGTGATACAGAGATTCCACTAGAAGTAAGTGGTGAACAGGAGTCCCTAGAGAACGAAAAGTGCAGTGGAGCTGAAACTTGTGTACATGCTGTTTCAGGTGGAGATAAAGATGAAAACAAACCTACGGTAGAAGAAAGTACTGAGCAGCCAAAGAGAAATAGGATTACTTACTCTCAAATAGTTAAAGAAGGCAGGAGGTTTAATATTGATTTGGTATCAAAGCTGCTATATTCTCAAGGATTGCTCATTGATCTTTTGATCAAGTCAAATGTTAGCCGTTATGCAGAATTTAAAAACGTCACTAGGATTCTTGCATTTCAAGAAGGAAAGGTAGAACAGGTGCCTTGTTCCCGAGCAGATGTCTTTAATAGCAGAGAACTCACCATGGTTGAAAAGAGGATGCTAATGAAATTCCTCACATTTTGTTTAGACTATGAACAGCATCCTGATGAGTACCAAGCTTTTGAGCAATGTCTGTTTTCAGAGTACTTAAAGACTAAAAAATTAACTCCCAGCCTCCAACATTTTATATTGCACTCAATTGCAATGACATCAGAATCGTCTTGCACTACAATAGATGGCCTTAAAGCAACTAAAAACTTCCTTCAGTGTCTTGGACGGTTTGGTAACactccctttttatttcctttgtatgGTCAAGGAGAAATTCCCCAGTGTTTCTGCAGGAtgtgtgcagtttttggtggAATTTATTGTCTACGCCATAAAGTACGATGCTTTGTGGTTGACAAAGAATCAGGAAGATGTAAAGCAATTATAGATCACTTTGGTCAAAGAATAAACGCTAAATATTTTATCGTAGAGGATAGTTACCTTTCTGAGGACACGTGCTCTAACGTGCAGTATAAGCAGATCTCTAGGGCAGTGCTCATTACAGATCGGTCTGTGCTAAAGGCAGATTCGGATCAGCAGATTTCCATTTTGATAGTGCCGCCAACACAACCAGGAAATTGTGCTGTTCGGGTCACAGAATTATGTTCTTCAACCATGACATGCATGAAGGGCACCTATCTGGTACATCTGACATGTTCATCTTCTAAAACAGCAAGAGAAGATTTAGAATGGGTGGTGAAGAAATTATTCACCCCGTATGCTGAAACAGAAATAGACAAGGAAGAACTTACAAAGCCAAGAGTTTTATGGGCTCTTTATTTTAATATGAGAGATTCTTCAGAAATCAGCAGAAGCTCATATAATGGGTTACCTTCCAATGTTTGTGTCTGCTCTGGGCCTGACGGTGGACTGGGAAATGAGCATGCGGTTAAGCAAGCAGAAACACTTTTCCATGAGCTCTTTCCAAGTGAGGAATTCTGCCCCCCACCTCCAAACCCAGAGGACATTATCTTCGATGGTGATGATAAGCAGTCAGATACTCCTGGGACCAGTAATGTAATAAAGGCCAAACCAGAATCCTCTGAGGAAAGCAAAAACCTGGAAAGCCCAGAGAAGCACcttcaaaattag